The Brassica napus cultivar Da-Ae chromosome C1, Da-Ae, whole genome shotgun sequence DNA segment ttttcttttttcttttgattgaaATACTAAGAAAAACATGGAACGTAATGTCCTCCTAACGGTTACATTGATCTGCATTGTCGTCGCCGGTGTCGGTGGCCAATCTCCGGCCTCCTCTCCGACTAAATCTCCCGACGCTCCTTCTACTCCAACTAATTCTCCCTCCCCCCCACCCGTGGAAGCACCGAAATCACCACCTCCCGTAACCTCGTCTCCGCCACCAGCTCCTGTTCCCGAGAGCGCTCCTCCCTCGCCTTTACCAAAGGCTTCGACTCCGGTGAGCTCTCCACCGGCTTCAGTACCCAAAGCTGCTACACCTCCATCTCCGGTAGCCGATGCACCGGCTCCAAGCAAGGGTAAGAAGCATCAAAACGCGACGGCTCCGGCTCCTGAACTTGACAGCCCACCTTCACCACCGATGGAAGCTCCTGGTCCTAGCTCCGACGCCGTGTCTCCTGGTCCGGCCACATCCGCCGACGAAAAGGTAAACTAGCATGATATTAAATCAACAAAATATTGAAACATGAAAACATTCATTCTccttttattagtttaaaaagaaaacattcattTCAATATTCGTTGTAATTATGTTGTATATTAATATGGAATTATTATTAATGCAGAGTGGAGCCGAGAGCACAAGTGTATTGCGGAATTTAGCAGCGGTGGGAGCGGCTGCAACCGCCTGGGCCGTTCTCGTTATGgccttttaaattattttagttatcaTTTCGCTCCTTCATTTgtagcttcttttttttgaaccaACGATTGTCTTTTCGCGTTTGAGTGATGAGTattatttaattgattattacagtttgttttctttattttcatttggcAGACAAattgatttttcttattttggcAGCCAAATATAGTCTTCTTTAGTGATGGGTACGATTTCTTCATCGAAAATGACACATTAAAATTTGATGCAGACCTAATATATCAAACTGTGAAATTGTTCTAATGTTTATTTCAACGTATATGAACAATAAGCAAATCAGTGTAACTGTTTTTAGATGTTTATATTGCTGAGTGCATTAACTAATTTACTGGTACCACATGTGGATGCAAGACGTATTATGGAAGGCGTAGGTTCATTTGCCTCCaatagatttaaattttttttttttggtaaatttcgGATGATTGAAGGATCGATTCTCTGAATGCCAAATTGTCTCTACTCAGTTACGATTCTTTCCATCAAATccttgtttttccttttctttcaaaTATTTGTTTCCTAGCAATCCTAAAATAGCTACATTGAACGCTACTATATgtctcgttttctataaatatctaaaactcATTGATGTAACATATTCTGTATACGATAacatatcttaaatttttatgCTCCCAGTAATATATGCTAATCTGTCAATGTGAATCAAAATTAATACATGATATTTTCCTTGCTAAACTTTTGGCTAGTTTCTTCAAATGACCAAATTATTATACCGTTTGATTGAAAGTACAAAGAGAGAGGAGGGTGAGAAGTACACTTTATTACCGTACTTTGATTAAAATTACATTACTGCATTTTGAATAATGAAATACTAGGGTAAGACCcagggatgaacattatatatcaattatttttatgtattatatatcattttacatattgtgaaataataaatatatattaaataattaaaaattcagtaaatattacatatataattaaattggtgcaaaaacataaataaaattttctgatCCAAACAAACACTTTTTATATTTGCTATGATATAtacttaaatttaaataatattaacaaaaatatataatatttttttaatattgatatctACTAAATAATAGTTTCTactcatattgtttttttttatcatttgtaagagtgttaagattaatatatacatatattttagcTACATTAgacaatttcaaaattaaattatttatgtacTCTTATATGGTATGATAGTTTAATTtgaatgatattaatatattcataaatatatgtatacattaattttaatatttacatatatgtaaatatattaattttaatatttattaaatgagatctTCTTGTATCTTgtcataataaaaattttaaaccatagatcagataaattttaatatgatatttttaacagttttagtaatttatagtctttttaaaaaatttaaaatataacatatgtggaaaatctaaatttttttatatggttaattttattgtttaatatattttaataagttaaaaaaatttaaaaataataaaggatacactaatttttatcaaatctttattattcaaaatcattaattatcatatatattttagctagattaggtaattttgtaaatttttatttaaggaaagaataaaaaattaataatttatttatggttagtttagtaaaagtttattttattgtGGAAATGACATATGGATACCTCAAAtgttgaaaatatttttctttttgtatacgAGAGATATTCATAGAGAATAGTAGGTAAACTCAATTTTCAAGCAAAGTTATTCTAAAAGCTTAAAAAGTATTTACAGACGTTACAAAAGACTGTCCACACAAATAAAAACGTTACAAAAGAGCAAAGAGAACATCTTTTAATGAAAATGCCTTTGTTGTTGTTAAGTTTTCCATGGGAAAAAATTTAGTAGAATATGAACAAAAGCTTAATCTTTCAGATTAAGTAAAGTGTTATAATAATtcttgtaattaattaatacaaactagACAAATAATTTTGTTAGTGAGCTTAAATCAAAGgctaaaaaaaagttatttttatcaTCTTTAACTTTTAGAAAGCACAAGTTATACTTAAACCAAGGTCTTGTGCATGAGATTTCGAGATTCTTAGCTTTGCAAAAGACCTAAACCCACCAAGCCAAGCCACTGATTCCTCCACATCAAATACAAATATGCTTGACAGTTCACTATCATATTTCTTCTTTAGACTATCTTCTAGACGATATGGGAGGTTCAATGGGCTTTCTCGGAAAAGGTTTTGTGTTTCTTAACCTAACAATCAAcgattaatattatataagaccGTTTTAATGGCATTCCTTTTATttattagaaagaaaaataagtttttcGGTATGTTTTGGCATATAGGGGTACCACCGACGCAGATGATGAATATGGTTATGGGTTCACTCTACAAACAATTCACCAAGAAAGCTATCAACAACTTTGACGACTTCCACGTTGCTGTTTTAGACATCTTCAAGTAAGAATCACTCGATGGTTACATTCCATTTGATCAGTTCTTCTTTAGATAAGATATGATCAACAATATAACTATATGTTTGATGTGTAGCAACTTCAACTCGGCTTTACCAGGCCGACACTTTGATCTCCCAACACCTGACGAAATAAAGGCAAGAATTGACCTTTTTAATTCTCCACGTAAAATTGTTAACGAATGAATGAAGCCCAAGTTATCgccaatttgttttaaattagtCCATAAGAAACTTTAAAtcattataactattttttctaATACAATGTTGATTAAGTTAGGCATGTTTCTTGGGGTGGAAGGAAGCTAAAGacgaggaagagaagaagaaagtgttCACAGAGTTCATTGCAAAGAAAGTGAAGCCAAGTAAACTGGATGACGTCACTATGATCACCGGAATAGCATCTCCTCCGGCGGCTATGGCGGCTAAGAGAGCAGGAGAGAATGTTCCTCAGCTAAAGTTCATCAAACTTATACCTGATGTTATATTCGTCCCTACGGTCACCATTTTGGCCATTGTCTCTGCTAAACTCTCAAGAAGAATGTATTTGAAATAATGCTTTTAACTTAAACATTCTTAATTCTCCTATTTTAACTTTCTAAGTTAGAAGCAAACTCCAAAGTTGATTTATAACACCATTAAAACGCTGCAATTCTATATAATATCTCTGTACTTTAAAGCTTAAGGATGCCTAGAAGTCAACACATAAATTATTAAACCCAAGGTCAGTCTTGTTTTATTGAAACTTCCCAAACCATTTTTAGGATCTTTTTTCTTGATCCAGCAGAGCCTGACCTTCGTTTCCCTCGCTTTCTCTGCCTCTTAGGATGCTTATTAGGCCTAGAAGGCATCGAAGCCCAAGATTGCGTGGCTTATTGAGTTTATTGAAAAAAGGATATGAGAAACAAAAGGTGTAATGGAGTTTTTTGTAAAGTTTTGCAGAAACTTACAGGTCTTGATGGACCTTCCCCAGCTGAAGCTTGTTCTGTCTTCTTACCGAGAACAATGCCTTTCCCTTCTCTTTGCCTTGAAGACATCATTTCAgacaatatataagatatctGTTGTCCCATCATCGTCTTCAGGTTGTTTCTCTTCAAAGTCATCTTCGTTTTTAGTAACCAACTGGGGCTGCTTGTCCCCACTCGGTTCTAGCTTTACTGCTTCAATCTTCAAAAGTATCTGTTCCAAGAATGCATCACCTTCTCTAAACAACTCCAGAGGCGTTGTCTTCCCACAGAAAACTGCCTCTTCCGTAAAGTTCTTGTTCTTTTTATCATCATTCATCTCTACCTTCGACTCCATACCCAAAATCCCTAGAAA contains these protein-coding regions:
- the LOC106415009 gene encoding lysine-rich arabinogalactan protein 18-like — its product is MERNVLLTVTLICIVVAGVGGQSPASSPTKSPDAPSTPTNSPSPPPVEAPKSPPPVTSSPPPAPVPESAPPSPLPKASTPVSSPPASVPKAATPPSPVADAPAPSKGKKHQNATAPAPELDSPPSPPMEAPGPSSDAVSPGPATSADEKSGAESTSVLRNLAAVGAAATAWAVLVMAF
- the LOC106426823 gene encoding uncharacterized protein LOC106426823 — protein: MGGSMGFLGKGVPPTQMMNMVMGSLYKQFTKKAINNFDDFHVAVLDIFNNFNSALPGRHFDLPTPDEIKACFLGWKEAKDEEEKKKVFTEFIAKKVKPSKLDDVTMITGIASPPAAMAAKRAGENVPQLKFIKLIPDVIFVPTVTILAIVSAKLSRRMYLK